A single Candidatus Auribacterota bacterium DNA region contains:
- a CDS encoding UDP-glucose/GDP-mannose dehydrogenase family protein codes for MKKVCIIGAGYVGLVTGACLADMKNKVVCVDSDVEKVKMLKKGNVPIYEPGLDEIIRRNARAGRLSFSTSIPQGVKSSEIIFIAVSTPPKADGTADLSSVAIVARTVAENMDGYRLIVDKSTVPVKTGEKVAETIKRYNRKNVDFDIASNPEFLREGSAVDDTMHPDRIVIGVSSKRAAKLLKELYAPLKAPVIVTDIKSAEIIKHASNSFLALKISFANALAHICEMSGANVMKVVEGMGLDKRIGRAFLSAGIGYGGSCFPKDVAAFIKITEELGYNFELLKIVEKINREQRSRFVKKIEEALWIVKDKVIGILGLAFKPNTDDMRSAPSVDIIAELQREGATIKAYDPKAMGVARKMLAGVKFCKNPYEAARGSDALVIVTEWDEFRQMSLDRIRALMTHPIIIDGRNIFDPEKVEEKGFIYKSIGR; via the coding sequence ATGAAAAAAGTGTGCATTATCGGCGCGGGCTACGTCGGCCTCGTCACCGGCGCGTGCCTCGCGGACATGAAGAACAAGGTGGTCTGTGTGGACAGCGACGTGGAAAAGGTAAAGATGCTCAAGAAAGGGAATGTCCCGATTTACGAGCCCGGGTTGGACGAGATCATACGGCGCAACGCCAGGGCGGGAAGGCTCTCCTTCAGCACGAGTATCCCCCAGGGGGTGAAGTCGTCGGAAATCATCTTCATTGCGGTGAGCACTCCGCCGAAGGCGGACGGGACCGCTGACCTGAGCTCGGTGGCAATCGTCGCGCGCACGGTTGCCGAAAACATGGATGGCTACAGGCTCATCGTTGACAAGAGCACCGTCCCCGTGAAGACCGGCGAGAAGGTCGCCGAGACGATCAAGCGCTACAATAGAAAGAACGTGGATTTCGATATTGCGTCAAACCCTGAGTTCCTCAGGGAGGGATCAGCGGTGGACGATACCATGCACCCCGACAGGATCGTGATCGGCGTCTCCTCAAAGCGGGCGGCGAAGCTCCTCAAGGAGCTCTACGCTCCGCTCAAGGCGCCCGTGATCGTGACGGACATAAAATCGGCTGAGATCATCAAGCACGCATCGAACTCATTTCTCGCCCTGAAGATTTCATTTGCCAACGCCCTCGCCCATATCTGCGAGATGTCGGGCGCGAATGTGATGAAGGTGGTGGAGGGGATGGGGCTGGACAAGAGGATCGGCAGGGCGTTCCTCAGCGCGGGCATCGGGTATGGCGGCTCCTGCTTCCCCAAGGATGTGGCCGCGTTCATCAAGATCACCGAGGAGTTGGGATACAATTTTGAGCTGCTCAAGATCGTTGAGAAGATCAACAGGGAGCAGCGCAGCAGATTCGTGAAGAAGATCGAGGAGGCCCTGTGGATCGTGAAGGATAAGGTTATCGGCATCCTCGGCCTCGCCTTCAAGCCCAACACTGATGACATGCGCAGCGCGCCATCCGTGGATATCATTGCGGAGCTCCAGCGGGAGGGGGCGACGATCAAGGCGTACGACCCGAAGGCCATGGGTGTCGCGCGGAAGATGCTCGCAGGCGTAAAATTTTGCAAAAATCCGTACGAGGCGGCCCGCGGGAGCGATGCCCTCGTGATCGTGACGGAGTGGGATGAGTTCAGGCAGATGAGCCTCGACAGGATCCGGGCGCTCATGACGCACCCGATCATCATAGATGGGCGCAATATCTTCGATCCGGAGAAGGTGGAAGAGAAGGGGTTTATCTATAAGAGCATAGGAAGGTAG
- a CDS encoding peptide ABC transporter substrate-binding protein, whose protein sequence is MYRSIVYVWALLAALATPGCGTKEPRADYTFENGADVQTLDPALMTGQPEHRIASAIFEGLTARSPTGTDIVPGVAKSWELSDDGMRYTFHLRDCVWSDGTPVTADDFLYSWKRALDPAMGAAYYAYQLFYIRGAEEFNSGKLKDFSRVGVRVLDERTIEVELKQPTPFFLYLTSFYTLFPVKRSCVEHYGDLWTRPGNIVSNGPYILKEWMPSVRIRLIKSPLYWDRDNVKLGVVDALPTENESTAFNMYASGEADWVDGAGIPLHLIDLLKTRPDFHTTTILVTYFYRFNVTRPPLSDVRVRKALNLAADKQRIVDKILRAGQLPATTLVPPGMPHYRGTDGPAYNPGEARRLLAEAGYPGGKGFPSVSILFNTSEAHKQIAIEMQAIWKENLGIHAELDNQEWGTYLNTESKLDYFISRAGWVADYPDPNTFLDMFITGGGNNRTGWGSGRYDELIAAAGRERNPQRRMEIFREAERILVVEEMPIMPIYFYVSINLYDANRIGGIYPNPLDEHPLKYIYIR, encoded by the coding sequence ATGTATCGATCAATTGTATATGTATGGGCACTCCTCGCCGCACTCGCAACGCCGGGCTGTGGGACAAAGGAGCCACGGGCCGACTATACCTTCGAGAACGGCGCCGATGTGCAGACCCTCGATCCCGCCCTCATGACGGGGCAGCCGGAGCACCGGATCGCGAGTGCCATTTTCGAGGGGCTCACGGCACGGAGTCCCACCGGCACGGATATAGTGCCCGGCGTGGCGAAATCATGGGAGCTATCGGATGATGGCATGCGTTACACCTTCCACCTGCGCGACTGCGTCTGGAGTGACGGGACCCCGGTAACGGCTGACGACTTCCTCTACTCCTGGAAGCGGGCGCTCGACCCCGCGATGGGCGCGGCATACTATGCCTACCAGCTCTTCTATATCAGGGGCGCCGAGGAGTTCAACTCGGGGAAGCTCAAAGATTTTTCTCGAGTGGGAGTGAGGGTTCTGGACGAGAGGACGATCGAGGTTGAGCTCAAACAGCCGACTCCGTTCTTCCTCTACCTCACCTCATTCTACACGCTCTTTCCAGTCAAGCGCTCGTGCGTGGAGCACTACGGAGACCTCTGGACGAGGCCGGGGAATATTGTGAGCAACGGCCCCTATATTCTGAAAGAGTGGATGCCGAGTGTGCGGATTCGTCTGATTAAAAGTCCTCTCTACTGGGATAGAGACAATGTGAAGCTGGGAGTGGTTGACGCGCTGCCCACCGAAAACGAGAGCACGGCGTTCAACATGTACGCATCGGGCGAGGCTGATTGGGTTGACGGGGCGGGAATCCCGCTCCACTTGATCGATCTACTCAAGACGCGGCCGGATTTTCACACAACCACAATCCTCGTCACGTACTTTTATCGGTTCAACGTGACCCGGCCGCCCCTCAGCGATGTGCGCGTGCGGAAGGCGCTCAACCTCGCCGCCGACAAGCAGCGGATCGTGGACAAGATTCTACGCGCAGGGCAGCTTCCGGCGACGACGCTTGTCCCGCCGGGAATGCCGCACTATCGCGGCACGGATGGGCCCGCCTATAATCCCGGGGAGGCGCGCAGGCTCCTCGCGGAGGCGGGTTACCCGGGCGGGAAGGGATTCCCGAGCGTGAGCATCCTGTTCAACACGAGCGAGGCCCACAAGCAGATCGCCATTGAGATGCAGGCAATCTGGAAGGAGAATCTCGGCATCCACGCCGAACTGGACAATCAGGAGTGGGGAACCTATTTGAACACCGAGAGCAAGCTGGATTACTTTATCTCGCGAGCGGGATGGGTGGCGGATTATCCCGATCCCAACACGTTCCTCGACATGTTCATCACCGGCGGCGGGAATAACCGCACCGGGTGGGGCAGCGGCCGCTATGACGAGCTGATTGCGGCGGCAGGGAGAGAGCGGAATCCGCAGAGGCGCATGGAGATCTTCCGTGAGGCGGAGAGGATTCTCGTGGTTGAAGAAATGCCGATCATGCCGATCTACTTCTATGTCTCTATCAACCTCTACGACGCTAACCGGATCGGCGGCATCTATCCCAATCCGCTGGACGAGCACCCGTTGAAGTATATCTACATACGGTAG
- a CDS encoding ABC transporter ATP-binding protein — MLLQVSNLKKYYPVYRGVFSRVRGWVRAVDDISFALDRGETLGLVGESGCGKTTVGKTVLRLTEATEGAIFFQGISVRDMGKDDLRRARRRMQIIFQDPISSLDPRMTVGGSVGEPLRVHGIARGRELQEAVAALLERVGLPSRSFNCYPHEFSGGQRQRIGIARSLALKPELLVCDEPVSALDVSIQAQIINLLEKLQEEMGLAYLFISHDLRIIEHISDRVAVMYLGKLIEGTDRDALYRDPLHPYTQALLAAVPEIGQTVERVRGKIKGEVPSAVAPPPGCRFHPRCPHRMPVCDKEEPFLKEVAVGHAVACWLYD; from the coding sequence ATGCTGTTACAGGTTTCAAATCTGAAGAAGTACTACCCCGTCTACCGCGGCGTGTTTTCGCGGGTGCGGGGATGGGTCCGCGCGGTGGATGATATCTCATTCGCGCTCGACAGGGGAGAGACGCTGGGATTGGTGGGCGAGAGCGGCTGCGGGAAGACCACCGTGGGCAAAACGGTGCTGAGGCTAACCGAGGCGACGGAGGGCGCCATTTTTTTTCAGGGGATTTCAGTGAGAGACATGGGGAAAGATGATCTCCGTCGCGCACGCCGCCGGATGCAGATCATCTTCCAGGACCCGATATCATCGCTGGATCCGCGGATGACGGTGGGGGGGAGCGTGGGCGAGCCGCTCCGGGTTCATGGAATTGCCAGGGGGCGTGAGCTCCAAGAGGCCGTTGCGGCCCTCCTCGAGCGGGTTGGCTTGCCTTCGCGCTCGTTCAACTGCTATCCCCATGAGTTCAGTGGTGGGCAGCGGCAGAGGATTGGAATCGCCCGGTCGCTCGCCCTCAAGCCGGAGCTGCTCGTGTGCGATGAGCCGGTGTCCGCGCTCGACGTCTCGATCCAGGCGCAGATCATCAACCTGCTCGAGAAGCTCCAGGAAGAGATGGGGCTGGCCTATCTTTTCATCTCACATGACCTCCGCATCATTGAGCACATCTCCGACCGCGTGGCGGTCATGTATCTGGGCAAGCTCATCGAGGGGACGGACAGGGACGCGCTCTACCGCGATCCGCTCCACCCCTACACGCAGGCGCTGCTCGCGGCCGTCCCTGAAATCGGCCAGACGGTTGAGCGGGTGAGGGGAAAGATCAAGGGCGAGGTGCCTTCGGCGGTCGCGCCGCCGCCCGGCTGTAGATTCCATCCCCGTTGCCCCCACCGAATGCCTGTCTGTGACAAAGAGGAGCCTTTTTTGAAAGAGGTTGCCGTGGGCCATGCGGTGGCATGCTGGCTGTATGATTAA
- the panC gene encoding pantoate--beta-alanine ligase, whose translation MKIITTVKEMQKYVKHNYRKGRKIGLVPTMGYFHDGHSILIGAARKLCDRLVVSVFVNPLQFGRGEDFASYPRDMKNDLSIARQRRVNVVFAPSSDELYPVGYSTFVGEERLSKKLCGQFRPGHFRGVATVVAKLFNIVRPHTAVFGQKDAQQVAIIRKMVEDLNYPVHIVVIPTIREKSGLACSSRNKYLTAREKKEAAVLYASLRKAEELVKSGVRDARRIIDAVKASIAHAPLVMVEYVEVVAPETLEPVKVIDTRTLIAVAARVGKARLIDNILVEP comes from the coding sequence ATGAAAATCATCACCACCGTCAAAGAGATGCAGAAGTACGTGAAGCACAACTACAGGAAGGGGCGCAAGATCGGCCTGGTGCCCACCATGGGGTATTTCCATGACGGTCACTCGATCCTCATCGGAGCGGCACGAAAGCTCTGCGACAGGCTTGTCGTGAGCGTCTTCGTCAATCCCCTCCAGTTCGGCAGGGGAGAGGACTTCGCTTCATATCCACGGGATATGAAGAACGATCTCTCGATCGCGCGGCAGCGCAGGGTCAACGTCGTGTTCGCTCCGAGCAGCGATGAGCTCTATCCGGTGGGCTACTCCACCTTCGTCGGCGAGGAGAGGCTCTCAAAGAAGCTGTGCGGCCAGTTCCGGCCCGGACATTTCAGGGGGGTTGCCACAGTTGTCGCGAAACTGTTCAATATTGTGCGCCCGCACACAGCGGTGTTCGGCCAGAAAGACGCCCAGCAGGTCGCGATCATAAGGAAAATGGTCGAGGATCTCAACTATCCGGTGCATATTGTCGTGATACCGACGATACGGGAGAAGAGCGGACTCGCCTGCAGCTCGAGAAATAAATACCTCACCGCCCGCGAAAAGAAAGAAGCCGCCGTGCTCTACGCCTCGCTCCGGAAGGCGGAGGAGCTGGTGAAGTCAGGTGTGCGGGACGCGCGTAGGATCATTGACGCGGTGAAGGCCAGTATTGCACACGCCCCCCTTGTTATGGTCGAGTATGTCGAGGTCGTTGCTCCGGAGACGCTCGAGCCTGTGAAGGTGATCGATACGCGCACCCTCATTGCCGTCGCCGCACGGGTGGGGAAGGCCCGCCTCATTGATAACATCCTTGTTGAACCCTGA
- a CDS encoding DUF559 domain-containing protein, translating into MGNNIRDRARRLRKNLTDAERALWRHLRLRQMAGFKFRRQQPTGYYIVDFVSFDKRLIIELDGGQHAKRVTYDAHRTEWFKSKGLI; encoded by the coding sequence ATGGGGAATAACATAAGAGACAGGGCTAGACGCTTAAGAAAAAATCTCACGGATGCCGAACGTGCGCTTTGGAGACATCTTCGTCTCCGGCAGATGGCTGGATTTAAGTTTCGGAGACAACAGCCGACAGGTTATTATATTGTCGACTTCGTTTCCTTTGATAAGAGGCTCATAATAGAATTAGACGGTGGACAACACGCCAAGCGCGTTACCTATGATGCACATCGGACTGAATGGTTTAAAAGTAAGGGTTTAATATAA
- a CDS encoding nucleotide sugar dehydrogenase, whose amino-acid sequence MALQRKIEQKRARVAIIGLGYVGLPLAVEFAKAGFPVTGIEVDRSKAAMLRKGKSYVQDVPGEELEPLIRRQRLRVTGDCGTLERADAIIICVPTPLRKTKDPDLSYIMSAVEEISTRMGREQLIVLESTTYPGTCDELVLPLLERGGGRVGRDFFLAFSPERVDPGNALHTTKNITKIIGGVTRRCTALACLLYGQVLERVHPVSSTRVAEMAKLLENTFRSVNIAMVNEMALICKRMGIDVWEVIEAAATKPFGFMPFYPGPGLGGHCLPIDPIYLSWKARVYDVEARLIEVAAEINARMPEHVCGVISESLNRRGLCLRGAKIMILGAAYKRNVGDTRESPALVIMRVLVRNGARVLYADPYVRTLDLGGRRFISTRLSPRVLRQQDCVVIVTDHSCFDYDVIVRHASLVVDTRNATRAVPKGLRKKKVVSI is encoded by the coding sequence ATGGCACTGCAGAGGAAAATCGAGCAGAAGAGAGCCAGGGTTGCCATCATTGGATTGGGGTACGTCGGCCTGCCGCTCGCCGTGGAGTTCGCGAAGGCAGGCTTCCCGGTGACGGGGATCGAGGTTGACCGCTCGAAGGCCGCCATGCTCCGCAAGGGTAAATCCTACGTTCAGGATGTGCCGGGCGAGGAGCTGGAACCCTTGATCAGGAGGCAGAGGCTCCGGGTTACTGGTGATTGCGGGACGCTTGAGCGTGCTGATGCCATCATCATCTGCGTCCCGACGCCGCTGAGGAAAACGAAAGATCCAGATCTCTCCTACATCATGAGCGCGGTCGAGGAAATATCAACGCGGATGGGACGGGAGCAGCTGATTGTGCTCGAGAGCACCACTTATCCGGGCACCTGCGACGAGCTGGTCCTCCCCTTGCTGGAGAGGGGCGGGGGGAGGGTGGGGCGCGATTTTTTCCTCGCGTTTTCACCTGAGCGCGTGGATCCCGGAAACGCCCTCCACACGACGAAGAATATCACGAAGATCATCGGAGGTGTGACGAGGCGGTGCACCGCGCTCGCCTGCCTGCTCTACGGGCAGGTGCTCGAACGGGTGCACCCCGTCTCATCCACCCGCGTTGCTGAGATGGCGAAACTTCTTGAGAACACCTTCCGCAGCGTGAATATTGCGATGGTCAACGAAATGGCGCTCATCTGCAAGAGGATGGGCATAGACGTGTGGGAGGTTATCGAGGCCGCGGCGACAAAGCCCTTCGGGTTCATGCCTTTTTACCCGGGCCCCGGCCTGGGGGGCCACTGTCTGCCCATTGATCCGATCTACCTCTCCTGGAAGGCACGGGTGTACGACGTTGAAGCGCGCCTGATCGAGGTTGCGGCGGAGATCAATGCCCGCATGCCGGAACACGTCTGCGGGGTGATCAGCGAGTCGTTGAACCGTCGCGGATTGTGCCTGAGGGGGGCGAAGATCATGATCCTCGGCGCGGCGTACAAGCGGAATGTGGGCGACACGAGGGAGTCGCCGGCGCTCGTGATCATGCGCGTCCTGGTGAGGAATGGCGCCCGCGTTTTATATGCAGACCCGTATGTCCGCACCCTCGATCTCGGCGGCAGGCGCTTCATCTCGACGCGGCTTTCTCCCCGGGTGCTCCGGCAGCAGGACTGCGTGGTGATTGTCACTGACCACAGCTGCTTTGACTATGATGTGATTGTGCGGCACGCGTCGCTTGTGGTTGATACCCGTAACGCGACGCGCGCGGTACCGAAGGGCCTGCGGAAGAAAAAAGTGGTGAGCATCTAG
- a CDS encoding ROK family protein: protein MKPYAIGVDIGGSSAKLALVNRHARIITRASTPCDPRLPWRRLLKNIAAAATGLGDKNTIRGVGVGCAGCIDVARGVVHVSPNLPLWKTVPLKAFMEESLRLPCILDNDVNMMAVAESRYGAARGARNVCCLTVGTGVGGGLLFEGELYRGESMSAGELGHIQVEPEGLPCICGNRGCLERYIGREGLVRLARIAMRGKRSMLARQRELTPIAIADAARRGDAAAKAAWEKAGYYLGLCMVGIVNLLNPDVIVVGGGIANAGNLLLNPARRIVRQRALQVPARHVRIVRAALGEDAGVIGAAARVFEKINA, encoded by the coding sequence ATGAAACCCTACGCTATCGGGGTTGATATCGGCGGATCGTCAGCCAAGCTCGCGCTGGTGAACCGCCATGCGAGAATCATCACGCGGGCTTCCACCCCCTGTGACCCGCGGTTGCCGTGGAGGAGGCTCCTCAAAAATATTGCCGCTGCCGCGACGGGGCTGGGCGACAAGAACACCATTCGCGGCGTCGGCGTCGGATGCGCGGGCTGTATTGACGTGGCAAGGGGCGTCGTACACGTCTCTCCAAATCTCCCCCTGTGGAAGACCGTGCCGCTCAAGGCCTTCATGGAGGAATCGCTGCGGCTGCCCTGCATCCTGGACAATGACGTGAACATGATGGCAGTCGCCGAATCGAGGTATGGCGCCGCCCGCGGCGCGCGAAACGTGTGCTGCCTCACTGTCGGAACGGGGGTGGGGGGCGGGCTGTTGTTTGAGGGCGAGCTCTACCGCGGAGAGTCCATGAGCGCGGGGGAGTTGGGGCATATCCAGGTAGAGCCTGAGGGGTTGCCCTGCATCTGTGGAAACCGGGGCTGCCTCGAGCGGTATATCGGGAGGGAGGGACTTGTACGTCTCGCCCGGATCGCCATGAGGGGGAAGCGGAGCATGCTCGCGCGTCAGAGAGAGCTGACGCCGATCGCCATTGCCGATGCGGCCAGGAGAGGGGATGCGGCGGCGAAGGCCGCATGGGAGAAGGCGGGTTACTACCTCGGCTTGTGCATGGTAGGCATCGTGAACCTTCTCAATCCCGATGTGATTGTTGTCGGCGGAGGCATCGCCAACGCGGGGAACCTGTTGCTGAATCCCGCGCGCCGGATCGTCCGCCAGAGAGCGCTCCAGGTTCCTGCCCGGCATGTCAGGATCGTGCGTGCGGCTTTAGGGGAAGACGCAGGAGTAATCGGCGCCGCGGCACGAGTATTTGAGAAGATAAATGCTTGA
- the panB gene encoding 3-methyl-2-oxobutanoate hydroxymethyltransferase: MSVDKVTTVVLREMKKRGEKIVALTAYDYYTSRVLNETGVDMILVGDSLGMVVLGYQTTLPVTMEEMIHHTRAVSRGNRRAILVADMPFMSTGVSIEETVRNAGRFVKEAGAEAVKLEGGAEIGAHVEAVVRAGVPVLGHIGLTPQDVLVLGGYKVQGRSDEAAQKLVDDACDLQGRGIFALVLECMPAALAARVTESVDVPTIGIGAGPACDGQILVFNDIVGMYEGRRARFVKVYADLGTAMREGVARYAAEVRSGSYPNSEHSYQ; the protein is encoded by the coding sequence ATGAGCGTTGACAAGGTAACGACCGTGGTGCTCAGAGAGATGAAAAAGCGAGGTGAGAAGATTGTGGCCCTCACCGCCTATGATTACTACACGTCGCGCGTCCTCAACGAAACGGGCGTTGATATGATACTGGTGGGCGACTCGCTCGGGATGGTGGTCCTGGGCTATCAGACGACGCTCCCCGTGACAATGGAAGAGATGATTCACCACACCCGCGCCGTTTCGCGCGGCAACCGCAGGGCGATCCTTGTCGCCGATATGCCATTCATGTCGACGGGCGTGAGCATTGAAGAGACCGTGCGCAATGCGGGGAGATTCGTCAAGGAGGCGGGCGCGGAGGCCGTCAAGCTGGAGGGGGGAGCGGAGATCGGAGCGCACGTGGAAGCAGTCGTGCGCGCGGGGGTCCCCGTCCTCGGCCACATAGGGTTGACGCCGCAGGACGTGCTGGTGCTCGGTGGCTACAAAGTGCAGGGCAGGAGCGACGAGGCCGCTCAGAAGCTCGTGGACGATGCGTGTGACCTCCAGGGCAGGGGGATATTCGCCCTCGTGCTGGAGTGCATGCCCGCGGCCCTCGCGGCGAGGGTAACCGAATCGGTGGACGTACCGACGATCGGAATCGGCGCAGGGCCGGCCTGCGACGGTCAGATTCTTGTGTTCAACGATATCGTCGGGATGTACGAGGGGCGCAGGGCGCGCTTTGTGAAGGTCTATGCGGATCTGGGCACGGCGATGCGCGAGGGCGTTGCGAGGTACGCGGCAGAGGTGCGTTCAGGCAGCTATCCGAATAGCGAGCACTCGTATCAGTGA
- a CDS encoding ABC transporter permease, with translation MIAYIIRRLLWMIPTLWIVATLAFLLMRAAPGGPFDAERKLPPSIEKNVKAKYHYDEPLHRQCLRYMWGLVRLDLGPSLKLQGRSVNEIIWQALPYSLALGGLALCLALFLGILFGTIAAVHQNGLIDYAVMLVALAGISIPTFVIGPLLIIVFVFVLRLLPVAQWGGPAHLVMPVITLAAPFTAYIARLMRAGMLDVLNQPFIRAARARGVGEAAVIYKHALKVAILPVVTFLGPASAQILTGSVVVEKIFNLPGLGRFFVNSAFNRDHTVALGVALIYCVMLLVFNLMVDIAYAYLDPRIRYG, from the coding sequence ATGATTGCATATATCATCAGGCGCCTACTCTGGATGATTCCGACGCTGTGGATTGTCGCGACGCTCGCCTTCCTCCTTATGCGCGCGGCGCCGGGCGGGCCGTTCGACGCTGAGCGGAAGCTCCCCCCGAGCATTGAAAAGAATGTGAAGGCGAAATATCACTACGATGAACCGCTGCACCGGCAGTGCCTCCGCTATATGTGGGGGCTCGTCCGCCTCGACCTCGGCCCTTCGCTCAAGCTTCAGGGGAGGAGCGTCAATGAAATCATCTGGCAGGCGCTCCCGTACTCGCTCGCGCTCGGGGGGCTTGCCCTCTGCCTCGCGCTCTTCCTGGGGATCCTCTTCGGCACGATCGCCGCGGTGCATCAGAACGGCCTGATTGATTACGCCGTCATGCTGGTTGCCCTCGCGGGCATCTCCATCCCCACCTTCGTCATCGGCCCGCTGCTCATCATTGTGTTCGTGTTTGTGCTCCGGCTCCTCCCCGTGGCGCAGTGGGGAGGTCCCGCGCACCTGGTCATGCCGGTGATCACGCTCGCCGCGCCCTTCACGGCGTATATCGCGAGGCTCATGAGAGCGGGCATGCTCGATGTCCTAAACCAGCCGTTTATCAGGGCCGCCCGCGCCAGGGGCGTCGGGGAGGCTGCGGTGATCTACAAACATGCCCTCAAGGTCGCGATTCTTCCCGTGGTGACCTTCCTCGGGCCGGCGAGCGCGCAGATCCTCACCGGCTCGGTGGTGGTGGAGAAGATCTTCAACCTGCCGGGGCTGGGGCGTTTCTTTGTCAACAGCGCCTTCAACCGCGATCACACCGTTGCCCTCGGCGTGGCGCTCATCTACTGCGTGATGCTCCTTGTGTTTAATCTCATGGTTGACATCGCCTACGCGTACCTCGACCCGAGGATTAGGTATGGATAG
- the folK gene encoding 2-amino-4-hydroxy-6-hydroxymethyldihydropteridine diphosphokinase → MIETAYISIGSNLGDREKNLREAASRMGRIRGIELRRASSLYYTEPVGGEPQPWYFNAVQEVETALVPDELFRELQGIEAAMGRTRGARNAPRIIDLDILLFGARVIRSDLLTVPHPRLPGRRFVLDPLAEISKDIVCPGAGGTVEELVRRLTDTHKVFRKGPFHER, encoded by the coding sequence ATGATTGAGACAGCCTACATCAGTATAGGATCTAACCTCGGCGACAGGGAGAAAAACCTGCGCGAGGCCGCATCCCGCATGGGCAGGATCAGGGGCATTGAGCTGCGCAGGGCTTCCTCACTCTACTACACGGAACCCGTCGGCGGCGAGCCGCAACCATGGTATTTCAACGCCGTACAGGAGGTTGAAACCGCCCTGGTCCCCGACGAGCTGTTCAGGGAGCTCCAGGGGATAGAAGCGGCTATGGGGAGGACGAGGGGAGCGCGCAACGCCCCCAGGATCATTGACCTGGATATTCTGCTTTTCGGCGCCCGCGTCATCCGGAGCGATCTGCTGACGGTGCCTCACCCGCGGTTGCCCGGGCGGCGTTTCGTCCTCGATCCTCTCGCTGAGATCTCAAAGGATATTGTGTGCCCTGGCGCGGGCGGTACCGTGGAAGAACTGGTGAGGAGGCTCACCGACACGCACAAGGTTTTCAGGAAAGGACCGTTCCATGAGCGTTGA
- the nadA gene encoding quinolinate synthase NadA: MKSHCELVAHIDNLRKARRAIILAHNYQRGEVQEIADYVGDSLGLSREAAATRARVIVFCGVYFMAESASILNPEKIVLLPVREAGCPLADMLGVQQLRDWKRAYPGRPVVTYINSSAEVKAESDICCTSGNAVSVVDSLTSDEALFGPDMNLGAYVQARTLKRLIIWKGYCATHAWVTPEEIIEARRQHPRAKVVAHPECVPEVVRCADHVSSTSGMSPYARESKAREFIIVTEAGILHRLKQENPGKRFYLASRRLLCPNMKMTTLDSVAMALERMEHQVAVSEEIRGRAARSLERMLEVSKDSDP; this comes from the coding sequence ATGAAGTCGCATTGTGAACTTGTGGCACACATCGACAATCTCAGAAAAGCGCGCCGGGCGATCATCCTCGCCCATAATTACCAGCGCGGGGAGGTGCAGGAGATCGCTGATTATGTCGGCGATTCGCTCGGCCTCAGCAGGGAGGCCGCCGCCACCCGCGCCCGAGTGATCGTTTTTTGCGGTGTCTACTTCATGGCCGAGAGTGCTTCGATACTCAACCCCGAAAAGATAGTCCTCCTCCCGGTGCGAGAGGCCGGTTGCCCGCTCGCTGACATGCTCGGCGTGCAACAGCTCCGTGACTGGAAGCGGGCGTACCCGGGGAGGCCGGTCGTCACCTACATCAATTCCAGCGCGGAGGTCAAGGCGGAGAGCGATATCTGCTGCACATCGGGGAACGCCGTCAGCGTCGTTGATTCACTGACATCGGATGAGGCGCTCTTCGGCCCCGACATGAACCTCGGGGCCTACGTGCAGGCGAGGACGCTGAAGAGACTGATTATCTGGAAGGGGTACTGCGCGACCCACGCGTGGGTCACACCCGAGGAGATCATCGAGGCTCGGAGGCAGCACCCCAGGGCCAAGGTTGTCGCCCATCCCGAGTGCGTTCCGGAGGTCGTGCGCTGCGCCGATCATGTCAGCAGCACGTCCGGGATGTCCCCCTATGCGCGGGAGTCGAAAGCGCGCGAGTTCATCATCGTTACGGAGGCGGGGATCCTGCATCGGCTTAAACAGGAGAACCCGGGGAAGCGTTTTTATCTCGCCTCCCGACGGTTGCTCTGCCCCAACATGAAGATGACCACGCTCGATTCGGTCGCCATGGCGCTGGAACGAATGGAGCATCAGGTCGCGGTCAGCGAAGAGATCCGCGGCCGGGCCGCCAGGTCCCTCGAGCGCATGCTCGAGGTGAGTAAGGACAGTGATCCGTGA